The Patescibacteria group bacterium nucleotide sequence TGCGGCTGCCGTGATGGCTTTAGAACGCGTTCCGGCTGATATCCGCGCGGCTGGCGGTGTAGCTAGAATGAGTGACCCAAAGTTAATTAAAGCCATAATGAAAGCCGTGACAATTCCGGTCATGGCCAAAGTTAGAATCGGTCATTTTGTTGAAGCCCAAATTATTGAAGCCTTGGGAGTAGACTATATTGATGAATCTGAAGTGCTCACCCCGGCCGACCCATTTTCTCATATTGATAAAACTACTTTTAAAATACCGTTTGTGTGTGGTGCCAGAGATTTAGGTGAGGCTGTACGCCGAATCAACGAAGGTGCGGCCATGATTAGAACCAAAGGTGAGGCGGGTACCGGTAATATTGTTGAAGCGGTGCGGCATATTAAAAGGATCGCTGAAGATCTGAAGGTACTGAAGACGCTGAAAAAATCACAGCTAAAAAAACTAGCCAAAGATTATCGGGTACCGTTAG carries:
- the pdxS gene encoding pyridoxal 5'-phosphate synthase lyase subunit PdxS, whose amino-acid sequence is MAKNTFKLKSGLAQMLKGGVIMDVVTADQAKIAEQAGAAAVMALERVPADIRAAGGVARMSDPKLIKAIMKAVTIPVMAKVRIGHFVEAQIIEALGVDYIDESEVLTPADPFSHIDKTTFKIPFVCGARDLGEAVRRINEGAAMIRTKGEAGTGNIVEAVRHIKRIAEDLKVLKTLKKSQLKKLAKDYRVPLELLEQIQKLGKLPVVNFAAGGIATPADAALCMQLGVDGVFVGSGIYKSNNPAKRAKAIVEATTHYNDPDWLARVSEDLGEPMPGLEITESLTKLSSRGI